In Tenacibaculum pacificus, a single window of DNA contains:
- the hisB gene encoding bifunctional histidinol-phosphatase/imidazoleglycerol-phosphate dehydratase HisB: MKKVLFIDRDGTLIKEPADEQTDSFEKLEFYPKVFQGLSKIAKELDFELVLVTNQDGLGTEVYPEDTFWPVHKFVMRTLAEEGIVFSEEIIDITFAKDNQPTRKPNTGLLTKFFSEEYDLANSFVIGDRLTDVELAKNLGAKGIYINDETFLGTDEITVKRSALDDFIALESSDWNAIYEFLKLEERTSEIVRNTNETKIDIKLNLDGTGKSNISTGISFFDHMLDQIARHGQMDLDIQVKGDLEVDEHHTIEDTAIALGEVFNKALGNKLGIERYGFCLPMDDCLAQVAIDFGGRNWLVWEADFKREMVGKMPTEMFFHFFKSFTDGARCNLNIKAEGDNEHHKIEAIFKAFAKAIKVSVKRDSSKMILPSTKGTL, encoded by the coding sequence GTGAAAAAAGTATTATTTATAGATAGAGACGGAACTTTAATTAAAGAACCAGCAGACGAACAAACAGATTCATTCGAAAAATTAGAGTTTTATCCGAAGGTATTTCAAGGATTAAGCAAAATAGCTAAAGAATTAGATTTCGAATTGGTTTTAGTTACAAATCAAGATGGATTAGGAACAGAAGTGTATCCAGAAGATACTTTTTGGCCTGTGCATAAATTTGTAATGCGTACATTGGCTGAAGAAGGAATTGTTTTTTCAGAAGAAATTATTGATATTACTTTTGCTAAAGATAATCAGCCTACAAGAAAACCAAATACAGGTTTGTTAACAAAGTTTTTTTCGGAAGAATATGATTTAGCAAACTCATTTGTTATTGGAGATCGTTTAACAGATGTTGAATTAGCAAAAAATTTAGGAGCAAAAGGGATTTATATAAATGATGAAACTTTTTTAGGTACTGATGAAATTACCGTTAAAAGAAGTGCATTAGATGATTTTATCGCCTTAGAAAGTAGCGATTGGAATGCTATTTATGAGTTTTTAAAGTTAGAAGAAAGAACATCTGAAATTGTTAGAAATACCAATGAAACTAAGATTGATATTAAATTAAATCTTGATGGAACTGGTAAAAGTAATATTAGTACAGGAATTTCTTTTTTCGATCATATGTTAGATCAAATTGCACGTCATGGGCAAATGGATTTAGATATTCAAGTTAAAGGAGATTTAGAAGTTGATGAACATCACACAATTGAAGACACCGCTATTGCTTTAGGTGAAGTTTTTAACAAAGCTTTAGGTAATAAATTAGGAATAGAACGTTACGGTTTTTGTTTGCCAATGGATGATTGTTTAGCGCAAGTAGCTATCGATTTTGGAGGTAGAAATTGGTTAGTTTGGGAAGCAGATTTTAAAAGAGAAATGGTAGGTAAAATGCCAACAGAAATGTTTTTTCACTTTTTTAAATCGTTTACAGATGGAGCTAGATGTAATTTAAATATTAAAGCCGAAGGTGATAATGAACATCATAAAATTGAAGCTATCTTTAAAGCATTTGCAAAAGCAATAAAAGTTTCTGTAAAAAGAGATAGTAGTAAAATGATTTTACCATCAACTAAAGGAACGCTATAA
- the hisH gene encoding imidazole glycerol phosphate synthase subunit HisH has protein sequence MIAIIKYNAGNIRSVQNAITRLGYDSIITDNPAEIQQADKVIFPGVGEASSAMAYLKERKLDELLVSLTQPVLGICLGLQLMGMSSEEGDTKCLGIFNTVTKKFPPLEKVPHMGWNSFAEIKSSKIIKNLNSNDDVYYVHGYYAEVCEQTIATCNYIQPFSSIMQKDNFYAMQFHPEKSASIGENLLKNFLEL, from the coding sequence ATGATTGCAATTATAAAATACAATGCAGGTAATATACGCTCTGTTCAAAATGCTATTACTCGTTTAGGGTACGATAGTATTATAACAGATAACCCTGCTGAAATACAACAAGCCGATAAAGTAATTTTTCCTGGTGTTGGCGAAGCTAGTTCGGCAATGGCATATTTAAAAGAACGTAAATTAGACGAACTTTTAGTATCGCTAACCCAACCCGTATTAGGTATCTGTTTAGGATTACAACTTATGGGAATGTCTTCAGAAGAAGGAGATACAAAATGTTTAGGTATTTTTAATACGGTTACAAAAAAGTTTCCGCCTTTAGAAAAAGTACCACACATGGGATGGAATAGTTTTGCTGAAATTAAATCATCAAAAATCATCAAAAATTTAAATAGTAATGATGATGTATATTACGTACATGGATATTATGCAGAAGTTTGTGAGCAAACAATAGCAACCTGTAATTATATACAGCCATTTAGTTCAATTATGCAAAAGGATAATTTTTATGCGATGCAATTTCACCCTGAAAAATCAGCAAGTATTGGTGAAAATTTATTGAAAAACTTTTTAGAATTATAA
- the hisA gene encoding 1-(5-phosphoribosyl)-5-[(5-phosphoribosylamino)methylideneamino]imidazole-4-carboxamide isomerase: protein MRIIPAIDIIDGKCVRLTKGDYATKKIYNENPVEVAKEFEDNGIEYLHLVDLDGAKSQHIVNYKILEQIAAKTNLKIDFGGGLKSDEDLRIAFENGASQITGGSIAVKNPDVFTGWINKYGSDKIILGADCINRKIATHGWLETSEVDVVDFIKQYEQIGVKNTICTDVAKDGMLQGASVDLYKEILSKSDVNLIASGGVASIDDLIELKEIGCEGAILGKAIYEGYISLKELQKLC, encoded by the coding sequence ATGAGAATTATACCTGCCATAGATATTATTGATGGAAAATGTGTACGCTTAACAAAAGGTGATTACGCAACCAAAAAAATATATAACGAAAATCCTGTTGAAGTAGCCAAAGAATTTGAAGACAACGGAATTGAGTATTTACATTTAGTAGATTTAGATGGTGCTAAATCGCAACATATTGTAAATTATAAAATATTAGAACAAATTGCAGCTAAAACTAATTTAAAAATTGATTTTGGTGGTGGATTAAAATCTGATGAAGATTTACGTATTGCTTTTGAAAACGGAGCTAGTCAAATAACTGGAGGTAGTATTGCAGTTAAAAACCCTGATGTTTTTACAGGATGGATAAACAAGTATGGTAGCGATAAAATTATTTTAGGTGCTGATTGTATCAACAGAAAAATAGCAACTCATGGTTGGTTAGAAACATCAGAAGTTGATGTTGTTGACTTTATCAAACAATATGAACAAATAGGCGTGAAAAATACTATTTGTACAGATGTTGCTAAAGATGGAATGTTACAAGGTGCTTCTGTAGATTTATATAAAGAAATTTTAAGTAAAAGCGATGTAAATTTAATTGCTAGTGGAGGTGTTGCTAGTATTGACGATTTAATAGAGTTGAAAGAAATAGGTTGTGAAGGCGCTATTTTAGGAAAAGCTATTTACGAAGGTTATATCAGCTTAAAAGAATTACAAAAGCTATGTTAA
- the hisF gene encoding imidazole glycerol phosphate synthase subunit HisF, protein MLKKRIIPCLDIKNGRTVKGVNFVDIKDAGDPIELAKQYVKDGADELVFLDITATLENRKTLVDLVEKIAQEINIPFTVGGGISTVDDALALIKAGADKVSINSSAVKNPQLITDLKNRFGSQFVVVAIDTKHIDNQWKVFTKGGTNETELETVAWAKEAEKLGAGEILLTSMNSDGTKAGFSIDITNSVSSAINIPVIASGGAGKEVHFKDVFTKTQASAGLAASIFHFAEIPVPQLKQYLKEQNIPVR, encoded by the coding sequence ATGTTAAAAAAAAGAATAATACCTTGTTTAGATATTAAAAACGGAAGAACTGTAAAAGGTGTTAATTTTGTTGATATTAAAGATGCTGGTGATCCGATAGAATTAGCAAAACAATATGTAAAAGATGGCGCTGACGAATTAGTGTTTTTAGATATTACAGCTACTCTAGAAAACAGAAAAACATTAGTTGATTTAGTTGAAAAAATAGCACAAGAAATAAACATTCCTTTTACTGTTGGAGGTGGAATTAGTACTGTTGATGATGCATTAGCTTTAATAAAAGCAGGTGCAGACAAAGTGAGTATTAATTCATCGGCAGTAAAAAATCCGCAGTTAATTACCGATTTAAAAAATAGATTTGGAAGTCAGTTTGTAGTGGTTGCTATTGATACTAAACATATCGATAATCAATGGAAAGTATTTACAAAAGGAGGTACTAACGAAACTGAATTAGAAACAGTTGCTTGGGCTAAAGAAGCAGAAAAATTAGGAGCTGGTGAAATTTTACTAACTTCTATGAATAGTGATGGAACTAAGGCTGGTTTTTCAATTGATATAACGAACTCAGTGAGTAGCGCAATTAATATTCCAGTTATAGCATCAGGAGGTGCAGGTAAAGAAGTACATTTTAAAGATGTATTTACAAAAACTCAAGCTAGTGCAGGTTTAGCAGCAAGTATTTTTCATTTTGCTGAAATACCAGTACCACAACTTAAACAATATTTAAAAGAACAAAATATACCAGTACGATGA
- a CDS encoding class I SAM-dependent methyltransferase, producing the protein MNEFQQLKDTLNESVLDNNFVKLTLSKPIKKSDGLPNVYVRLVKIKGTEMFQFTYHYNTNDKVKNYTVSEAITEIEILLMDNFRAATLFTLSKDLLIFISKRKLVSYRVNAASFKHKLPETHDKPKERLAEAGSYLHHLGITDKEGKVIHKMADKYRQINKYLEIIEGLLKSTKLPKHINIVDMGSGKGYLTFALYDYLVNQKKYSATVTGIELRKELVDYCNDVAEKSVFTNLSFVAQPIQEYDNNKIDILIALHACDTATDDAIYKGLSAKAELIICAPCCHKQIRQQVKGKEQESPLLKYGIFKERQFEMVTDTIRALILEKSNYNTKVFEFISNEHTRKNVMLVASKSIKKNDISKIDAKIAGLKEAYAIENHYLETLV; encoded by the coding sequence ATGAATGAATTCCAACAATTAAAAGACACCTTAAACGAAAGCGTTTTAGATAATAATTTTGTAAAACTAACATTAAGTAAACCTATCAAAAAAAGTGATGGATTGCCAAATGTATATGTTCGTTTGGTAAAGATAAAAGGAACAGAAATGTTTCAATTTACGTATCATTATAATACAAATGATAAGGTTAAAAACTATACAGTTTCAGAAGCTATTACTGAAATAGAAATTTTATTGATGGATAACTTTAGAGCAGCAACGTTGTTTACATTATCTAAAGATTTATTGATATTTATATCTAAAAGAAAACTAGTTTCTTACCGAGTAAATGCCGCTAGTTTTAAGCATAAATTACCTGAAACACACGACAAACCAAAAGAGCGTTTAGCCGAAGCAGGAAGTTATTTACATCACTTAGGAATTACCGACAAAGAAGGAAAGGTTATTCATAAAATGGCAGATAAATATCGTCAAATTAATAAATATTTAGAAATTATTGAAGGTTTATTAAAATCTACAAAATTACCAAAACATATTAATATTGTTGATATGGGATCGGGTAAAGGCTATTTAACATTTGCTTTGTACGATTATTTAGTAAATCAAAAAAAATACAGCGCAACCGTTACAGGTATTGAGTTACGTAAAGAATTAGTAGATTATTGTAATGATGTTGCAGAGAAATCAGTATTTACTAATTTATCATTTGTAGCACAGCCAATTCAAGAATACGATAACAATAAAATTGATATTTTAATAGCATTGCACGCTTGTGATACCGCTACTGATGATGCTATTTATAAAGGTTTATCAGCAAAAGCAGAATTGATTATTTGTGCACCTTGTTGTCATAAACAAATTCGTCAGCAAGTAAAAGGAAAAGAGCAAGAAAGTCCGTTATTAAAATATGGAATTTTTAAAGAACGTCAGTTTGAAATGGTTACAGATACTATTCGTGCGTTAATTTTAGAAAAAAGTAATTATAATACAAAAGTTTTTGAATTTATAAGTAACGAACATACTCGTAAAAACGTAATGTTAGTAGCAAGTAAATCAATAAAAAAGAACGATATATCTAAAATTGATGCTAAAATAGCAGGTTTAAAAGAAGCTTATGCTATCGAAAATCATTACTTAGAAACACTTGTGTAA
- a CDS encoding RNA polymerase sigma factor codes for MKKLSDEILWKSLKEGNLTAFEALFKNYYTSLFNYGLKISGNKTITEDSLQDFFMYVYEHRENLSDLNSIAPYLFTSYRRFLIKILQKNQKNKFIRNINENIVDIHFTPEELLTSQESTSFRNKNLSVSLNKLPKKQREVLYLKYNCELKTQEIADVMGINYQSVVNYIHKAIKRLREDIQILQLFNS; via the coding sequence ATGAAAAAATTGTCTGATGAAATTTTATGGAAATCATTAAAAGAAGGAAATTTAACTGCTTTTGAAGCACTTTTTAAAAATTATTATACTAGTTTATTTAATTATGGTTTAAAAATTTCAGGAAATAAAACAATAACAGAAGATTCTCTTCAAGATTTTTTTATGTACGTATATGAACATCGAGAAAATTTAAGTGATTTAAATAGTATTGCGCCTTATTTATTTACTTCTTATAGGCGATTTTTGATTAAAATACTTCAGAAAAATCAAAAAAATAAGTTCATCAGAAATATTAATGAAAACATTGTTGATATTCATTTTACACCTGAAGAGTTACTAACAAGTCAAGAATCTACTTCTTTTAGAAATAAAAATCTTAGTGTATCGTTAAATAAACTTCCTAAAAAACAACGAGAAGTATTATACTTAAAATATAACTGTGAACTTAAAACTCAAGAAATAGCTGATGTTATGGGGATTAACTACCAAAGTGTTGTTAATTATATTCATAAAGCTATAAAACGATTAAGAGAGGATATTCAGATTTTACAATTATTTAATTCTTAA
- a CDS encoding FecR family protein, with protein sequence MINKLYNNIDDFLKDTSFKNWALNSKLSDVSFWQYWLINNPDKKEIAEEAKAIIIGIQFKENLISKEKVNFAWNDFEAKILEREQKIKKNTFNKNRWLAIAVSVILFISIGIYTFVQNNITSYTSGFGEILHIKLQDGSLVTLNSNSTISYSKETPREVTLNGEAYFEVAKKETTNAKFWVFTNDLKVEVYGTKFNVKSNTDKTQVFLEEGNIWLALKNGTAKKMIPGDLVSFSVNEDKILENRSKVLATENTSWKTGILTFNNATLSKVFKKVSEAYGYEVVFKNTDLKNILISGAIPTSNLEICLKAIEKSVNVIITKENTKLVVSKK encoded by the coding sequence ATGATAAATAAACTATACAATAATATTGATGATTTCTTAAAAGATACCTCTTTTAAAAACTGGGCTTTAAACTCTAAATTAAGTGATGTTTCTTTTTGGCAGTATTGGTTAATTAATAATCCTGATAAAAAAGAAATTGCAGAAGAAGCAAAAGCAATTATTATAGGAATTCAATTTAAAGAAAACCTTATCTCTAAAGAAAAAGTTAATTTTGCTTGGAATGATTTTGAAGCAAAAATTTTAGAAAGAGAGCAAAAAATTAAAAAGAATACTTTTAATAAAAATAGGTGGTTAGCTATTGCTGTAAGTGTTATCCTATTTATTTCAATAGGTATTTATACATTTGTACAAAATAATATTACAAGTTATACTAGTGGATTTGGAGAAATTCTACATATAAAGCTTCAAGATGGTAGCTTGGTTACATTAAACTCTAATTCTACTATTTCTTATTCAAAAGAAACTCCCAGAGAAGTTACATTAAATGGAGAGGCTTATTTTGAAGTAGCTAAAAAGGAAACAACAAATGCGAAATTTTGGGTGTTTACTAATGATTTAAAAGTTGAAGTATATGGTACTAAGTTTAATGTGAAATCTAATACTGATAAAACGCAAGTTTTTTTAGAAGAAGGTAACATTTGGTTAGCTTTAAAAAATGGTACTGCTAAAAAAATGATTCCAGGTGATTTAGTTTCTTTTTCTGTAAATGAAGATAAAATTTTAGAAAATCGCTCAAAAGTATTAGCGACTGAAAATACTTCATGGAAAACAGGTATACTAACTTTTAATAATGCAACTCTATCTAAAGTATTTAAAAAAGTTTCTGAAGCCTATGGTTATGAAGTTGTTTTTAAGAATACTGATCTTAAAAATATATTAATCTCAGGAGCAATACCAACAAGTAATTTAGAAATTTGTTTAAAAGCGATAGAAAAATCGGTAAATGTTATAATTACAAAAGAAAACACTAAATTAGTTGTTTCAAAAAAGTAA
- a CDS encoding TonB-dependent receptor plug domain-containing protein produces MTLLSQNKKNTQKNNISLSYLLADLSEKYALHFTYNPTIIKGITIDKSKFKNLSLKKTFRLLKKITYLNIDALGNNYYVIYSNTSRKTPKKKPDLISTKKKIEHTFISGVVFNEHYSPLKGASIIESQTNNGTSSSSNGSFKLRLKKNQPIIIAHIGYKPQTVIPSDKKTIIILECLHLDEVLIIGSRNNLRAKKDAVTAIDIIHLNKIALKSSLLEVNQFLQYNMPSFNATKQSGADGADHIVPVTYRGLGPDQTLVLVNGKRRHQASLVNLQGTRGRGNSGTDLNTIPISAIKRIEILKDGASAQYGSDAIAGVINIILKNNKNSLKVNTTLGFNNATINTSSKNNSVDGFTYKVDVNYGTKIFKKGFLNVSTDFLSKDHTCRLGTDVREQYGDVKTKNISTFFNSEIPISKKTTLYANGGYNFKDTQAYAFSRKKIAKEM; encoded by the coding sequence TTGACACTCTTAAGTCAAAATAAAAAAAATACCCAAAAAAATAATATTTCGTTATCTTACCTACTAGCAGACTTAAGTGAAAAATATGCGCTACATTTTACATATAATCCAACAATTATAAAGGGTATTACTATTGATAAATCAAAATTTAAAAACCTTTCTTTAAAAAAAACCTTTCGTCTTTTAAAAAAAATAACATATTTAAATATTGATGCACTAGGTAATAATTATTACGTTATTTACAGTAATACATCCAGAAAAACACCTAAAAAAAAACCTGATTTAATATCAACAAAAAAGAAAATAGAACATACATTTATTAGTGGAGTTGTCTTCAATGAACATTACAGTCCTTTAAAAGGTGCTAGTATTATAGAAAGTCAAACAAATAACGGTACAAGTTCTTCTTCTAATGGTTCTTTTAAATTAAGATTGAAAAAGAATCAACCTATAATAATAGCTCATATTGGCTATAAACCACAAACGGTTATACCTTCAGATAAAAAAACAATTATCATATTAGAATGTTTACATCTTGATGAGGTTTTGATAATTGGTTCTCGTAATAATTTAAGAGCAAAAAAAGATGCTGTAACTGCAATTGATATTATCCATTTAAATAAAATAGCATTAAAGAGTAGTTTGTTAGAGGTTAATCAATTTTTACAATATAACATGCCATCTTTTAATGCGACTAAACAATCTGGAGCTGATGGTGCTGATCATATTGTTCCTGTAACTTATAGAGGTTTAGGTCCTGATCAAACATTGGTGTTAGTCAATGGAAAAAGAAGACATCAGGCTTCGCTTGTTAATTTACAAGGAACAAGAGGTAGAGGAAATTCAGGTACAGATTTGAATACGATACCAATATCAGCCATTAAAAGAATTGAAATTTTAAAAGATGGAGCTTCGGCTCAATATGGTTCTGATGCTATTGCAGGTGTTATAAATATAATTTTAAAAAATAATAAAAATTCATTAAAAGTAAATACAACACTTGGTTTTAATAATGCTACGATTAATACAAGTTCTAAAAATAATAGTGTTGATGGCTTTACTTATAAAGTAGATGTTAATTATGGTACTAAAATATTTAAAAAAGGATTTTTAAATGTTTCAACAGATTTTTTATCTAAAGATCATACTTGTAGATTAGGTACTGATGTTAGAGAGCAGTATGGAGATGTAAAAACAAAAAATATAAGTACTTTTTTTAATTCAGAAATTCCTATTTCTAAAAAAACAACATTATATGCTAATGGTGGATATAATTTTAAAGACACACAAGCTTATGCATTTTCAAGAAAAAAAATAGCGAAAGAAATGTAA
- a CDS encoding TonB-dependent receptor plug domain-containing protein — protein MNNFHYFIKNSLNATLLEKSPTTFDAGGHLLSQNTTSIDFSKNFTDFFKGVNIALGAEYRLENYEIFSGEEASYASYNIKGDVVNNFTRANLVTLDGKIRPGASQGFPGYSPKNELKKKRTNLSFYIDTEFDFTKKWMLATALRYENYSDFGCRINYKLATRLKLLPILNLRTSFSTGFRAPSLAQAYYNFSFTNYVGNQLVESLLIANNNPITGKFGIGKLKEEITKNISIGITYNPKHNFAINLDTYFISIKDRIILSGNFNTDDLNLRAENVQFFANGVNTTTCGLDIKVKWFKKFNKSKFSIDLFGNVNSMKIDEIKHKNLDEETFFGIRERHFLLASAPKNKFSLNFNYQKEKFNANVNVTRFSGVELIDWEMNKDIYHPKYTVDVQLGYHIFKNIIFQIGATNLFNAYPTMQDKYTDSGGVWDSTQMGTNGAFYYSKLQFSF, from the coding sequence ATTAATAATTTTCATTATTTTATTAAAAATAGCTTAAACGCTACGTTGTTAGAAAAATCTCCAACAACGTTTGATGCAGGTGGGCATTTATTAAGTCAGAATACTACTAGTATTGATTTTTCTAAAAATTTTACTGATTTTTTTAAAGGAGTAAATATTGCTTTAGGAGCAGAATATAGATTAGAAAATTACGAAATATTCTCAGGCGAAGAAGCCTCGTATGCATCATATAATATAAAAGGTGATGTTGTAAATAATTTTACACGAGCTAATTTAGTAACTTTAGATGGTAAAATAAGACCTGGAGCTTCACAAGGTTTTCCAGGATATTCTCCCAAAAATGAACTTAAAAAAAAACGTACTAATTTAAGCTTTTATATAGATACCGAATTTGATTTCACAAAAAAATGGATGCTTGCTACAGCTTTAAGGTATGAAAATTATAGTGATTTTGGGTGTAGAATAAACTATAAACTAGCAACAAGATTAAAATTGCTTCCTATACTTAATTTAAGAACTTCTTTTAGTACAGGTTTTAGGGCTCCTTCGTTAGCTCAGGCTTATTATAATTTTAGTTTTACAAATTATGTTGGAAATCAATTGGTTGAATCTTTGCTTATTGCAAATAACAATCCTATTACAGGTAAATTTGGTATTGGTAAATTAAAAGAAGAAATTACTAAAAATATTAGTATCGGAATTACTTATAACCCTAAACATAATTTTGCAATTAATCTTGATACTTACTTTATTTCAATAAAAGATAGAATTATATTGAGCGGTAATTTTAATACTGATGATTTAAATTTACGTGCCGAAAATGTACAATTCTTTGCTAATGGAGTAAATACTACTACATGTGGTTTGGATATTAAAGTAAAATGGTTTAAGAAATTTAATAAGTCTAAGTTTTCAATAGATTTATTTGGAAATGTAAATTCGATGAAAATAGATGAAATAAAACATAAAAATCTTGATGAAGAAACTTTTTTTGGTATTCGAGAACGTCATTTTTTATTAGCATCTGCGCCTAAGAATAAATTTAGTTTGAATTTTAATTATCAAAAAGAAAAATTTAATGCAAATGTAAATGTTACTCGATTTAGTGGTGTTGAATTAATTGACTGGGAAATGAATAAAGATATTTATCATCCAAAATATACCGTTGATGTACAGTTGGGATATCATATTTTTAAAAATATAATTTTTCAAATAGGCGCTACAAACCTTTTTAACGCTTACCCAACTATGCAAGATAAATATACTGATAGTGGAGGTGTATGGGATTCAACACAAATGGGAACTAATGGTGCTTTTTATTATTCTAAACTTCAATTTTCTTTTTAA
- the ffh gene encoding signal recognition particle protein — protein MFNNLSEKLDKALHTLKGHGKITEVNVAETLKEVRRALLDADVNFKIAKDFTKRVQQKAIGQDVLTTLNPGQLMVKLVKDELTDLMGGDTVGINLGGSMSVILMSGLQGSGKTTFSGKLANFLKTKKSKEVLLVGCDVYRPAAINQLQVVGEQIGVEVYAEVDNKNPIEISENAIKRTKATGKNVVIIDTAGRLAVDQEMMDEISNIHKAINPQETLFVVDSMTGQDAVNTAKAFNDILNFDGVVLTKLDGDTRGGAALSIKSVVNKPIKFIGTGEKMDAIDIFHPDRMADRILGMGDVISLVERAQEQYDEDEARKLQKKIAKDQFGFDDFLSQIQQIKKMGSMKDLVGMIPGAGKALKDVEIDEGAFTGIEAIIQSMTPFERSNPASIDANRKKRIAKGSGTSIQEINQLMKQFNQMSKMMKMMQGGGGKKMMQMMQNMK, from the coding sequence ATGTTTAATAATTTAAGTGAAAAGTTAGATAAAGCGTTACATACGCTTAAAGGACACGGGAAAATTACAGAAGTTAATGTTGCTGAAACACTAAAAGAAGTTCGTAGAGCTTTATTAGATGCCGATGTTAACTTTAAAATTGCGAAAGACTTTACTAAAAGAGTACAACAAAAAGCCATAGGACAAGACGTATTAACAACGTTAAACCCAGGGCAATTAATGGTTAAATTAGTTAAAGATGAATTGACTGATTTAATGGGTGGTGACACTGTTGGTATTAATTTAGGTGGTTCAATGAGTGTTATCCTAATGTCTGGTTTACAGGGGTCTGGTAAAACTACTTTTTCAGGAAAATTAGCGAACTTCTTAAAAACTAAAAAATCGAAAGAAGTATTATTAGTTGGTTGTGATGTTTATCGTCCTGCGGCTATTAATCAGTTACAAGTTGTTGGAGAACAAATTGGTGTTGAAGTGTATGCGGAAGTAGACAATAAAAACCCAATTGAAATTTCTGAAAATGCAATTAAGCGTACAAAGGCAACGGGTAAAAATGTAGTTATTATTGATACTGCTGGTCGTTTAGCTGTTGATCAGGAAATGATGGATGAAATTTCAAACATTCATAAAGCTATAAATCCTCAAGAAACATTATTTGTTGTAGATTCTATGACAGGTCAAGATGCTGTAAATACGGCAAAGGCTTTTAATGATATTTTAAATTTTGACGGTGTTGTACTTACCAAATTAGATGGTGATACACGTGGTGGAGCTGCGTTATCTATTAAATCAGTTGTTAATAAACCTATTAAGTTTATTGGTACTGGTGAAAAGATGGATGCAATTGATATTTTTCACCCAGATCGTATGGCAGATCGTATTTTAGGAATGGGAGATGTTATCTCATTAGTAGAACGTGCCCAAGAACAATACGATGAAGACGAAGCTAGAAAACTTCAGAAAAAAATTGCAAAAGATCAATTTGGTTTTGATGACTTTTTAAGTCAAATTCAACAAATCAAAAAGATGGGTAGCATGAAAGATTTAGTAGGAATGATTCCTGGTGCTGGTAAAGCCTTAAAAGATGTTGAAATTGATGAAGGTGCTTTTACAGGTATTGAAGCAATTATACAATCGATGACTCCGTTTGAAAGAAGTAATCCTGCTTCTATTGATGCAAATCGTAAAAAACGAATTGCAAAAGGTTCTGGTACATCAATACAAGAAATTAATCAGTTGATGAAGCAATTCAATCAAATGAGTAAAATGATGAAGATGATGCAAGGCGGTGGCGGAAAAAAAATGATGCAAATGATGCAAAACATGAAATAG